The Solanum lycopersicum chromosome 9, SLM_r2.1 genome window below encodes:
- the LOC138338382 gene encoding uncharacterized protein, with protein MEFAYNNSYHSSIQMAPYEALCGRICRSPIGWFGVGEVGLIGTNLVHQAMKKEKEKAVRVRINYWVYLKVSTMNGVMRSGKKGKLSPQYIDKIAYELKLPQELGAVHPVFHVSMLKKCMGDPSLIIPIENIGVKDSLSYEEIPVQILNC; from the exons atggagtttgcttacaacaacagttatcactctagcatccaaatggctccatatgaagctctcTGTGGGAGAATatgcagatctcctattggatggtttggaGTTGGTGAAGTAGGGTTAATAGGAACAAATttagttcaccaagctatgAAGAAGGAAAAG GAGAAGGCCGTTAGAGTTCGAATAAATTATTGGGTATATCTGAAAGTTTCAACCATGAACGGTGTTATGAGGTctggtaagaaggggaaacttagtccccagTATATTGACAAAATAGCTTATGAGTTAaagctaccacaagagttaggtgcagttcatccggtgtttcatgtctccatgttgaagaagtgcatgggcGATCCATCTTTGATCATACCAATCGAAAATATTGGGGTCAAGGATAGCCTATCTTATGAGGAGATTCCAGTTCAAATTCTAAATTGCTAA